A single genomic interval of Caballeronia sp. NK8 harbors:
- a CDS encoding porin, translating to MKRQQFQSALIVAGTAALWQSAAHAQSSVTLYGIVDQGFSYQTSQTTLGSTSGGRSAIKMTTGVWAGSRFGFKTAEDLGGGTKAISQLEAGFNSSTGAQSVSGLLFNRQAFVGLTNDRYGALTAGRQYASYYQILQQFGPTSWTSGYFAAHPGDVDGLDTTYRANNTLEYMSPTIAGFRFSGSYSFGNVAGSVYRGSTWATGLQYTQGPIGFGVAFSRINNSTPGGGAFGADSATSNNGAQAGVSAVTNGYQTAQAQQRFGVGASYAFSGSFDIRATYTNVQYIPGLGSRFRDLEIFNTGGVELHWKPSTPLDLAAAYSYTRATKANGISSSAQYQQFNLSEYYALSKRTGLYALQAYQRANGQTLGTNGAGNIINATATIGDGFNSAPSSSRSMFAAGVGIIHRF from the coding sequence ATGAAGAGGCAGCAGTTTCAATCGGCGCTTATTGTTGCTGGTACAGCGGCGCTTTGGCAATCCGCGGCACACGCGCAGAGTAGCGTCACCCTCTACGGGATCGTAGACCAGGGGTTTAGCTATCAGACAAGCCAGACCACATTGGGATCAACCTCCGGTGGTCGATCCGCTATCAAAATGACAACCGGTGTCTGGGCAGGCAGCCGTTTCGGCTTTAAGACAGCCGAGGATCTTGGTGGCGGTACTAAAGCAATCTCGCAGTTGGAGGCAGGATTCAACTCTTCGACTGGCGCACAGTCCGTAAGCGGATTACTGTTCAACCGACAGGCCTTTGTTGGGTTGACAAACGATCGATATGGGGCACTCACGGCGGGCCGCCAATATGCTTCGTATTATCAGATCCTGCAGCAATTTGGACCGACCAGCTGGACATCAGGGTATTTCGCCGCGCATCCTGGCGACGTTGACGGCCTTGACACGACATACCGCGCGAACAACACCCTGGAATACATGTCTCCAACCATCGCCGGCTTTAGATTTAGCGGTTCGTATTCCTTCGGGAACGTAGCGGGGAGTGTGTATAGAGGCTCGACGTGGGCGACGGGGCTTCAATACACTCAGGGCCCTATTGGATTCGGGGTTGCTTTTTCTCGAATCAACAATTCGACTCCTGGCGGAGGCGCATTCGGCGCAGACTCCGCAACGTCCAATAACGGTGCCCAAGCCGGCGTGTCGGCTGTCACGAACGGCTATCAAACCGCTCAAGCGCAACAAAGATTCGGTGTCGGCGCCAGCTACGCTTTTAGCGGTTCTTTCGACATCAGGGCGACCTACACCAACGTGCAATACATTCCGGGTCTGGGATCAAGATTCCGTGATCTTGAGATTTTTAATACGGGGGGCGTTGAGTTGCACTGGAAGCCGAGCACGCCGTTGGACCTCGCTGCCGCTTACAGTTACACCCGTGCCACCAAAGCGAACGGAATCAGCAGCAGTGCCCAATATCAGCAGTTTAATCTTTCTGAATATTATGCGTTGTCAAAGCGCACGGGTCTGTATGCCCTTCAAGCCTATCAACGCGCGAATGGGCAGACTCTAGGCACTAACGGTGCTGGCAACATAATCAACGCAACCGCCACCATCGGTGATGGTTTCAATTCAGCCCCGTCGTCGTCCAGAAGTATGTTTGCTGCGGGCGTGGGGATTATTCACCGGTTCTGA